In Accipiter gentilis unplaced genomic scaffold, bAccGen1.1, whole genome shotgun sequence, the genomic stretch ccattgatccaataagatattctttttccttaccgtatttgtacctcttgttatcctcaggatgctagagcttcagctctactgttagaaagaaaaagagagaaaacatgatgctgctaatgggctttgcctctcaggagggtgaacgagcctgtgaagggttttctttctgcacacttttgagcctgacacctctcatgcaggaatgttctctattctggagagtttttgctcaaagcagagctggcttctgcccaggcactaagttttccaagcgggaagggtctaggggtgcgtggctttaaatagctgcctggatccgcatcatagcttgtgatttcataatggtccctattgtgtctctggagttggtgcacactgggtgccacttagctcctcccgtgagggctactccatcagtccctggggaatcgggcccctgactgacctggaggttcagttgtccccaaaacccagtgactgacgtgaggatgaacccaaacgggcgttacaaaatgacacttctggaagagttacaggtagcgcggccggggctcaaaagtgcagttttgtgggttgggttttttttttccattttggaaatcacttttttagacaggaacctcaagaacaaagcgggaggtgggttttttttttgtctgaaacactcatccctctcctgctgtattaaatacgtccagactctcgtgttatacagtacaggtgatgttatgggctgttttatttgcgtatgggaagaaaaacctcctacaagtccgtggttttagggctgtgcctgaaggaggaggaggcacgcagaggcgtgatggctcgtggactcgcgtggatgcaggggtgggtgatgtctgggaggacgtaagggagctctccacccccagccccaacttttcccttcttgtcattgctaaacagagacatgacgaggaggcagtgattgaccggggaagaaggagcaacgctgtcagtatttgctatgagaaggaggagttggaaggtgagtctctgctgagatcctggtggaggagccactagcccagcgcgttttcccattgcacaaagtctctccagtgtgccttgttgggtgtcaaatcatgtgcagcgaaacgtgccgcgcttctcaataaagcaacacagttattgtcacattttttactattatggctttttaaacggagggaaaaagcctcccgggaggccacggtgtgagttgtagccacggggcttgataattcacggctttttttctcgcagaggttgctcctggcttggagaggtcaggagaatcatttcagggctgcagacacggggctgtgattttctttttttgttctggagttcattgcaatgggactgatttgatcgtctcttgtcgcctcgtgccatacagagcttttgaaaataattagctcgtgttgctgcttaatgagcaagtctgagtgttgtccagccgaagctggaatttgagaagaggtccgatactttcagggcacttttagatgacccggagccaacacttgttgttgctgtgttgttgcaaagctcgagtaaaataggcttggaaaaaaggacgtccagtgaaaataacattaagggaagctggcgttgctcctgggattgaaccgtggcttagcaaggcaccggccacctcaactattgccgcaatgccgagagcgctgcaaaaaacgctgctttttcgcaggccaccggaccctgtacgtgggcgcgcagatgccactggttaggcagagccaccggcatcaccgacgccacagccagaagcatcgggaaggggaacgggagaaggagtctgccccgacagagcagggctaccactgtaagtcccaccgcggcattcgctaaactgggggcaacgtgggcactggggccttctgcaagcacgtccccgtggctagtttgagtgagttgctgttcttccgagggaaagtggccttattgagcaacaccctctttttcccaagttttactttctttttttttttttatttttttttttgtttttttttgtttttttaagtgcagttaaatgcataatgggtttaggctcgtcttccttagagggatcctggctttaaaaatggcaatgtggggaaggaaagcagcccatccttatgcagaggtggaccagatgcttctccttcttcacggctctgtgcaagcccagagagacgcagaggagaggggccagcccggtgtttatggctgcactggtgctgatggccactttgcacgtgagggtgacaagctgtgttcaggcgcagtaacgggatgggtctttgccttctgcccccaggctccccgtcccagcgggtgcagttcattctcaggaccaaggaggacgagcagcacatccctcaccacttgttctccgagctggatgagatctgtgtaaaagagggccgagatgccgagtggaaggaaacggcaaggtaaatccctgctgctttggctgcggtgggagaggagtccccgcactggcagcgcccgtgggctctgctttctcctctccaggacgcgaagcttttgcagctgcaggtggcggcacgaggagccttctcctcttgccaccccgtggctctgtcaaaggggctgcagagctggggctgttttcgtgcaatggggctgatcgcacccgatgtccgcaggtggctgaagtttgaggaggacgtggaagacggcggcgagcgctggagcaagccctacgttggcacgctgtccttgcacagcctctccgagctgaggagctgcatcagcaatgggtcggtgctgctggacgttcgtgccaacagcatcgaagagattgcaggtaccgtgggcactgcatctctccgggaatggccgagctcagctcaccacggtgctcttcactcccaaatcaaaccctgccccaatggcacgtccttttccagaagtgccactgtgtttttctcatgagctgtttttggatgtagactgggcgtgcaacagtcgcactgtttttttattccaatatggggtccttttgaaagcagtttgtggagttggagaagccactagagaatattctgcagccaaaaaggagtgtgtgtcagggcttagcaggctgctcttagaaatacggagtctgcgtaagagctgaaccaccttaaaggaactatttcttacaagctgtttcctcgcattctttgttttacttttgccttaacatccagcatttaagagttttaaggcagagtttctctggcgatgaccaagcagtgtatttctgtggggaagatacttgaagttaattgcaaaagccactttggagaagttatctttgactggcagcaggtctccattcagccctttcaagggctggagaagtcggagccgttcttagcatgtttctccctgggctcagcaaattgcactcgatcagcacgggaaactgggaacgtctgtgctatagattgcttataatttgggtaaacgtgtagagtcagaaaggccaggtcgggcaagaaaattgcattatttagaatgggaaatatttatcttagcggaatgatgaataagcacttggatgatgtttcttagcaaaagaaaattctcgttttcactgcaaaggctgaacattattaaaaggccttgctatgcaaggctgagcgggcattagggtgcagcctgtgtggcacagccttccctgggggctttgggggtcgggacttgttggggtttctgctctgatggctttgtttccctttgccatcctcagatatgatcctggcccagcaagaacagtccacggagtttgacgagcacgtgcgggcgcaagttcgagaagtccttctgaggaagcaccaccatcagaacgagaagacaaccaaccttctccccgctgtctgctcgtttgctgatgtgagcaagaggcagtcggacctgcacctcctctacaagccaggtgagggtttctgcagggctgtggccccattagacttgcccaggcaaaggagaagcgtcccagttgctccttgtccatctttctgagtgtctttctttttcctaccagcccaaacaatcaccccttgtccttctcccaccgctgcggaagctaaagatggggtgacccgtgagagcagagctatggatttaagcaaggtgagacactcgtagctttcttaacgcctttagggccagatttgctcttgcagagtgtgctgcagagcgctgtgggctttgcttttggggtaattgcctgaaaatcgcttgtcgtgcccaggcggagctgcacttgatgaagaaaattcccaccggggctgaagcatccaacgtgctcgtaggagagctggatttccttcaccagcccatcgtggcatttgtccgcctgagcccggctgtcctcctctcaggcatgacggaagttcccatcccaacaaggtgcgaatgagaagcgcaaatttcttccgtaaaaaagacacccaaccaaacatcaagttgcaggcatcagtttggtgtcccaagggaacaaggctagtgggagggggagcaagcacgtttcccccacccacgtctcctcgccttcatttctccattccctgctgtagcttttaaacccatcggccaattgtaatgaaagttggcccccaaattacatttgccgtctgttttgaagaatttcaaattcatcgcggcatcgctgagcctatgtgtcccgtcttgagccacgctctgggctgggagctgccagggctttccttgggtgctcttggagaaaagacaccttcttctctctctcattttctttttcttgcccaggttcctgtttgttttgcttggaccagaaggaaaagcccatcagtaccatgagatcggcaggtccatggccactatcatgacggatgaggtgcgacaagatgagatagctccgggtcatttttgcctttcttcagctctccctgtctctgaagtagtgaggaagaggatttgctgtcccagctgcccgcagctctccaaatagcccagccctctttctcaccccaaagcaaacacgcagatttgcatcaccccacatcctggaggctgaaatcccgcccggggtgcatcctgcacctcatccttctcgccggggtccccagcacgctgtccccagtggtggcattgccagggccagtaaaacttctcttgctctttaagcagaagggtatggtgtgccgtgggggacgggggcctcgtgggggagatgattacaagtgccgtgatgcgcagatttttccttttgggggaatatttcctgccctttccagcagggaattttggtgaaaaagccttgcgtttagccaagagcttattgcactggttaggacatccgagctgggttgtcctctcaccaggttgtcttctattggcaggttttccgtgacgttgcctataaagccaagaacggggctgacctcgtggctggcatcgacgagtttctggatcaggtcacggtcttgccgccaggagagtgggatccatcaatccgaatcgagcccccgaaaaacgtcccttcgcaggtgggtgccacgtcggcgggaggcatgagggggatgggcaggatggctggggatgctgttcaggggcccaaattcacaaggtcccactctgacacagtcacagagccagaccagaagcaaaacaagccagtggttacaagtccatagctttatctcacttccattttaacaggaaaaaaggaagatgccaggagctcttgatgacagtgcttctcacagcacgctggagaaacacagtggccctgaactgcagcggacgggaaggtgggagctgtaatagtttgggttttttttctgtttgcctctcaaatctgagcatgcaccttcccttctagcaggtctttggggttagctggttcagtgaaggggctccacattgccagcttggtcccctgggctgggcaggggggagatctgggcagctgggctcagccccaaccatcaccgttgcacgcaggttttcttgatttgggctgaaggagagtgcttctttttagccacgaaagttactctatgcttgtgattgcccttctgcagcaaagcaaagtcgacgtgttcctccaagagaacagactctcttctttttccttcctgcaggctctttggaggtttgaccctggacgtgaagcggaaagccccgtggttctggagcgacttccgggatggtctgagcctgcagtgcctggcgtccttcctcttcctctactgtgcctgcatgtcccctgtcatcacctttgggggactgctgggggaggcgaccaatggccacatagtgagcacctctctctgttgggggggatgggggagggtaaaactcaggccaaagtccctgctgcagtgaaccggctttggtttttgtttctccctaacgatttatttactcacggccgcctctcttccccggacagagtgccatggagtcgctgctgggcgcgtccatggccggcgtggtgtattgcctctttgccggccaacctctcaccatcctcggcagcaccggacccgtcctggtgtttgagaagatcctctacaaattctgcaagtaaggcaggctgccgcagctgggtgctgcgagagccttcagaagggggcagtgatggagaaaagatgcttttcttttctttttcttaggggtagttgctagattttagtgacagtccttttgttgcgatggctttgatgggagataaaccacccttattgccataaggtttattattaagccccagcttgctggcagcaggtgactgggtgcaaacccagctggtttcagtgttagggcgtcagggtgatgtgggagaacaccacctggcccaagagggacctgacctcaagcagcctccaaggtgttaacacgagatccgtgttaaacagtggtaactaaataattggcctctcctgctgtgggtctacaccctgcaccacagccccgaggctctctgtagtagtacatggaaactgcatttcccatccgcagccttgacacgctccaaaattgctccccgttttccccaaaggcaggcatggctcagggcctcttgctggcctttccagcctttgtttcattctgctttcccagggaatacacgctctcctatctgtctctgcgggcgtgcattgggctgtggaccgccttcttgtgcatagtgctggtggccaccgacgccagctgtttggtgtgctacgtcacccgcttcacggaagaagcctttgcctccctcatctgcatcatcttcatctacgaggctctggagaagctgagtcacctgcgagacacctaccctgtgcacatgcacagcaagctggacttcctcaccagctactagtgggtttttttccccctgagaaagctgctgccccttggcaggagctccgggctgcacctccatcacctttcccttacccctgtcttggcttctctcctccccgctgtaagtgtgaggcaccgacccatcccagcaacgaaacgctgcgtttctgggcgagcaacaagatcaacgtgtctggcatcgcctgggaaaacctcacggtgaccgtaagtgccccgagccactgcttcctcgtgccgcgtccatggggtccaggggcatttgcctggtgcaaaagtcagagcccttcagggaatgatgggcttcaaactgtgctagtgctgctcggaaaagtccttgcctaaatgtagcgtgtggttttaagccgcttggtcctggggaggagagtccaccttgtccagtctaccccaacgttgtgggtagcaagtgtccccgtcaagcctgttgcaggacagtatttctgactggga encodes the following:
- the LOC126036787 gene encoding electroneutral sodium bicarbonate exchanger 1-like, whose product is MPLVRQSHRHHRRHSQKHREGEREKESAPTEQGYHCKSHRSPSQRVQFILRTKEDEQHIPHHLFSELDEICVKEGRDAEWKETARWLKFEEDVEDGGERWSKPYVGTLSLHSLSELRSCISNGSVLLDVRANSIEEIADMILAQQEQSTEFDEHVRAQVREVLLRKHHHQNEKTTNLLPAVCSFADVSKRQSDLHLLYKPAQTITPCPSPTAAEAKDGVTRESRAMDLSKAELHLMKKIPTGAEASNVLVGELDFLHQPIVAFVRLSPAVLLSGMTEVPIPTRFLFVLLGPEGKAHQYHEIGRSMATIMTDEVFRDVAYKAKNGADLVAGIDEFLDQVTVLPPGEWDPSIRIEPPKNVPSQEKRKMPGALDDSASHSTLEKHSGPELQRTGRLFGGLTLDVKRKAPWFWSDFRDGLSLQCLASFLFLYCACMSPVITFGGLLGEATNGHISAMESLLGASMAGVVYCLFAGQPLTILGSTGPVLVFEKILYKFCKEYTLSYLSLRACIGLWTAFLCIVLVATDASCLVCYVTRFTEEAFASLICIIFIYEALEKLSHLRDTYPVHMHSKLDFLTSYYCKCEAPTHPSNETLRFWASNKINVSGIAWENLTVTECRYLRGEFQGPACGRDGPYTPDVFFWCCILFFATFALSSFLKKFKTSRYFPTRVRSTVSDFAVFLTIVIMVLLDFVVGIPSPKLQVPHAFKPTRDDRGWFINPIGPNPWWTVLAALIPALLCTILIFMDQQISAVIVNRKEHKLKKGCGYHLDLFVVAVMLGVCSVMGLPWFVAATVLSITHVNSLKVESDCSAPGEQPKFLGIREQRVTGLLIFVLMGCSVFFTSVLKFIPMPVLYGVFLYMGVSSLRGIQFFDRLKLFWMPAKHQPDFIYLRHVPLRKVHFFTAIQLTCLVLLWTIKVSRAAIIFPMMVLALVFVRKAMDFCFSKRELSFLDDLMPERKKKLDDARNEAGEEEEESRRVMEAAAAASSVQLNVGKTSDVDIPKQSSDRTDPSEIVILDEMSQMTVWKALTLKTETL